AAACAGGACTTCATATAGTGtcaaaatatcaaaaatgtattttcaacgtttcggctctaatgCTCGAGCCGTCTTCAGTAATGAGAAAATTGTGTACCAACATCCAAACTTAAATCCATCAAAAGCCCCCCAAACAGTGCGGTGACGTGTGTTAATGGGGTTGAACCGTCCAGGGCCCCATGATGACGTAATCCAATAGGCCAATAACCCATTTAACTGTGTAGTCCCTGGTGTATCATATACAGATATAGTGATTTCAATATAAGTGTACGCTCGTGAGGTCAGGTTACTGCCGGATTGCAGAAAATACTTTTAATATCCACAGTTAAAAGAAGGGGGGCTTTCACGCTTTCTAGACAAGTCTTTTCCAGCAGAAGTAGCACCTGGTGAATGTAAGTGGCAAAAACTTTGGGGCAGGTAGTTCTACCTGGGGGAATCTTGGGAAGGGACATATTGCAAGGAACTGAAATGTGCCATTATTAACCCCATTCAGAGTATTTAAATGACTGTGATAGTTAATTAGTCATTAATCTGTTAGTGAGTCAGATAGACCCCACACCTTGCAGGAGTGTTTGATTGTATTCAATGTGTATTGTATGCTTCTATATTtagtttattattgctgcaaatctctgtgtattttattttcataatggAACCCCATTGAGTGTATCTCTCATTGCCCACAATTTGGAGGAACTGTGCTCCAAAATTCCAGCTTCCACTTTATTCCACATATTAAGCTAAGAGGCTCCAGGTTTAACTTATCCTATTCTAAAGAAAAGGTTACAATAAATTAGATCTATTTTAAGAATGATGAGACTCACCAGAGACTGTACTGGGAATTGATACTAATGAGACACAAGTGAGCTACTTATATATTTGGATGTACAAAGAATGCCCAAATAACCATTTACTTCAATGGCAGAatccagctgctgctgctgatgcaCCGACTAAGCCAGTCAGGAAGAGACACGTTTTTCTCAGCACTTTACCAAGACTACATTTTCCTTCATCAATATCATATAAGAAGCTCTAAGTCACTGCTAATGCAAAATTCTACATAACCAACAAAATATATTAAACCCTTTCATGTTTACTGTGCACAAAACAAGTTCTTCTGTAGCTGACGTCTGGACTTTCTGCAGGCTTACACTGGTGCCATACAGCAGACCAATATCATATCATAAAAGCATCAGTCAACTAATTGATCATAAATCACCTTCAGGTTCTTCTTTAAATCTGATCTGCTATATTATAGAAGCTTTTGAATGCTACAGGTAGGACTAGAATTCCTTGCCACAAAGTCATGTGGGGTTGAACCCATTTAATCAGGGTCTGCCACTTTGGGTGGTACCAGAGACACATATGTTTATTGCATTGCACTGAGATAAAATTTaagtcatactgaaataaaaaataaacacttttttcccCACCATTTTCATTATCTGATTGATAAAAGTCCCCAGAACAGTGATCTAAATGTATTGCTTGTGAGCAAACATGGCATGCTGTGATCTACTGGTCACCAACAACTATTGTACCTTTTGGTCACCTCTCCTCTAAAGCATTCTAAAGAGTAAAGACTTAAAAGCTGGGCCTGTAGATCAGTTTAAGGCTGGGGTTGTGTtcaaaattaaattcaaaatggGAGACCCTAGCTCAGTTGCAATTGTGAGGAAACTCCTGTGATTTCTTACATTATAAAAACGTATCTCCCCTTTGTGTGGCCCTGTTTTTGGTATTGCCAAACATAGTTACAAAAAagtatacctgtactgttattgTATAATAAGTAAGTTTAAGAATTTCTCAGATGTGATCAGATGTGAGTGGAGCTGATCTGGTTAGCTCTACCAACCCTGGTGGAGCTACTCCTGAATGTCATGTCCAAATCCAACCAAGTTCTCATGAAGGAGCCTTAGTATCAACAGTTTGTTAAGAATTCCCTTCTAGGAAGCTCAATAGAGAGGCTAATTTTGACCATCTCAAAGTAAACATTCATATTAAGAAAAACAAATCTATAAAATTATACTTCACTATAGTCTTTTCTATATTCAGTAAAATTTGTATAGGAAAATATGGATGAGACTGTGAGGACAAGAGCAAAACTCAACAATTCTAATGTCTATCCTTTTTCTAATTCAGTATTTTGGCACCTATATGGAGGAACATGTATTGTTAAGCCTAATGAATCTTTCTATGTTTTGTTGTAGGTTTGTGAGAACTGTTTATGCCTCACAGTTAGAAGAAGGTGGGGCAGTTATGGCTAGAATCTGGTATAATGCAGCCAAGGTTTCCATTGCCGTAAGAACAAGGAAGACAAGGGTTTGTGAAGATTAGGTCCTAGTGAAATTAGGACAATGAGCAACACACATGACAATCAAATGAAGGGGGTAGAAAACTATGTAGGTGGTGCTATAGGTCTAATTAGAATGTTCAGGacaaatatattttcttgaaTGATTTAGAATACCCTTACTAATCTTTCACCAGATGACTCAAACCTATAACCAATCGACCATCAAAGAAATGTTGCTCTTGGGGTTTAATGGTCTCCATAACTTTCGCACTACAGTGTTCTTTGTCCTCCTTGGGATCTATATGGCCACCATAATAGGAAATCTTCTGATCATTGCAATAATTTCTACCACTCGGCATCTTCTACAGTCTCCCATGTACTATTTCCTAAGCCAGCTTGCCATAAACGATATCCTGCTTACCACAACTGTTTGTCCGTACATGTTACACATTACATGGAATGAAGGAGCCTACATGTCTGTGGCTGGATGCATCATTCAGTTTTATATGTTTGGCGTGTCCTCGGTCACTGAATGTTTTCTGCTCACTGCAATGTCCTACGACCGTTACTTGGCTATCTGTAAACCATTGCATTATGCATCCACAATGACGTATAGATTTTGTGTTTGTCTGGTCATGTGTTGTTGGCTTTTGGGTTTTATGATAACACTGGTTATTGCAGTTATGatttctaatttaaatttttgcggACCACATATCATTGACCACTTATTCTGTGATTATGCTCCACTGATGGACCTTTCATGTTCTAACACCACCATTCTCAAATTCATTGTTTTCTCGATAGCCAGTACCGAAACTATAACGGAAACTGTATTTATCATTGCAACCTATGTATGTATCTTTCTCAATATTGTTAGAATTTCCTCTTCCTCTGGGAGACAGAAAGCCTTCTCCACTTGTAGCTCTCACCTTGCTGTAGTGTGCACGTATTATGGAAGTCTCATTTCCATCTATGTGGCTCCCTCAAAGGGacatttaattattataaaaaagattctgtctctaatgtacactGTGGTGACTCCCTTGCTCAATCCTATAATATATAGCTTGAAGAACTTGGAAATCCAGGCTGTTATTAAGAAATTTGTTCGGAAGCATAAAAACACCTTTTAAGAGCTGGATAGGTTATTTTATGACTAGAGAGGATAAATGGTGGCATTACACTCTTCAACAGTCGTTCTGCAACTACGGCTTCTCCAAAATAGACTCAGTAGAGAGCACATATTGGTGCAATATATTaaggcagtgttccccaaccagtggctcatgagtaacattttgctccccaaccccttggatgttgttcccagtgacctcaaagcatgtgcttattttcaattcctggtttggaggcaagttttggttgcaaaaaaacaggTATACTGGCTAAACAAAGGCTCCTGTGGGTTTCCAGTCAACATAGgagttaccaaatggccaatcacagcccatattttgcaccagaagctttttgcatgcttatattgctctccaacttctttaaaatttaaatgtggctcacaggtaaaaagtagtgatgggcgaatttgcgccgtttcgcagaaaaattcacgaaattcgcgaaacggcgaaaaattcgcgaaacggcgccggcgtctcgtttttgacgccggcgcccgtttttgacgccggcgtctgtttttcgaaaaaaaaaaattttgacgccggcgaattttttccgcgaattttcgcgggagtttcgcaaatttattcgctggcggcgaatcgcgcaaattcgccacgaattcgcgcctggcgaataaattcgcccatcactagtaaaaaggTTTGGGGACCCTGCATTAAGGTATTTGTGTCAAAACCTGATTCTATCTCGACATGGTTGCCAGTGCATTCAGCCCGCCTTTTCTGATAATTGCCTATTAACGCTGGGAAACCTAGTGCTACCACCTCCCTGGACCTGGTGGTAGCCTCAGTTTCTCACAAGGGATAACATGAATAGGAACACCAGACTGGCACCTAGTGAATCATATGCCATTTAGAAGGAATGCTCCTGAAAATACACAACTacttctctaaaaattctagatgCAAATCGCACCTGTGTCAAGATACATTGGGTATATTTGTGgcagacacaactcagaaaatagCTGCAATTATGCTGAAATTATAGGAAAATAATCCTTCattcagagtaaaaaaaatttcaatttgcaAATTGTCCTAATATTATATCACACTAAGAAAAATAGCAGAATTGAATGCCACAGGATAGTATGATACAATGACAACATTTCTTCCAATTGGTTTAATCAATATTGTTTGAATCTACTTTCCTAGTTCCCCACTATCTTCTTGTTCTGTCCACACTATACGTATTGCGGTATTGGCAACTCTATTCCTTCCTATGAGGTAGGTGTACCTGATGACCAGACACAGGTAAGTGTTTAGATGCTTCCCTAGGAGATGTTTCCATCCATATAAAGGGAAATAATCTATCAGGGGGTCACAATTTGTGAATTCATGAATATGAATAGTGATAGAAAATATATAGAAACTGACTGAATGgaaaactaaaatgaaaataaactttattggattaaggatataaataaaaatgagatgTTCTAGAGAAGTGTTGAGCATATGTTGAGTAATCGTTGCAGAAACTAATCTGAATACAACCCCTCCGTCACCTTGTTTCACATTCAAGTACAAGTACCCATCACCCCATCACTTCACATGAACAAGTTGAGGGACTGAGTTGAatgactctgtgagcctaaggtgGGTGGGAAATGGTCCCTGTGGGTCAGAGACAGACTGTTATGGTTTTATCTCAATATGATGCATCAGGTTTGCTTGTGTATTTCTAGAAGAATAGACAGTGTTTGTGCACATTTTCAAGATCCCAACTGAATGAGCACATgtcaaatgtacaggtatgggatttgttattcagaatgctcagaatctgggttattccagataatggatttccagataaccgatcttaTACCTGTAATAAACTTTTATAATATAATTCCCCCTTATATATGTTAGCTATGTATTTGTAATCAAGGTCCATTCAAAAAAGATTTATAGTAAGTAACAAGCCAAAGAGAATTCcatataaatgtacatatatgcatatatgtaagCTTATGCTAAACTGAGTGGCACCGTTGCTCTGACTATGACCTGTACCCCAATAATGTGCTCCGGACGAGACCTCAACTTCCAAGGGATGAGCCCTTGCAAcaatgtggaagcagggtgttgTACAACTGTAACTCGGTGCAATGCGCAATAATTGTTTGCCAGTGGTTTTTGAACAACAACTGAAGTGATTTATTAGAACACAAACACAAGGGAGAATAGCACACGATACATAAGGAAACCAAGGAGTAATAATCGATACAATATTCACAATGATGAACAGTCAGTCTACCCAGAGTGTCACCTGTTTCTCTGAGGACACCTCTTATGGGAAGCCCAGGGGGGTCTATCTCAGTCCCTATTGCCCTGTCTCTGGTGCCCTGTCTCTGGATCCTACTatcactccttggtggagccaaagCTGATCAATATAGGTAGCCCTACACCTAGCTagctctcctagagagactaatACTGGGTTTAGCTACCCCTTACTAGTAATGACTAATGATGACTCCACAGGAGGCCAAATCCACTTAGGAGAGGTGCAGGCAAAAGCCTCTGGCAGAATCCCTCCTGAGCCCACATGGCTTAGGCATTTACATTATAGCACAAGCCTAGTGGCCAAACCTGGGATAGCTAGGGGTCGTACTGTGACCATGGAAATTAGGAATTACTCTTTCCCTTAGACGAAGTATCCCCTTTGGGCACAAAAAAAAGTTATCCAAGGCTTTAATTAATACTTACATTATTCCTTCAGTGATATTTTAACCTAGAAAAATAGAATACCTCAATGTTACACcatctgattttaagttttccgtAAGTTTACACCTctcttttgtggtcccaccaataaataatgcataataattttctcagattttacatttttatttatttgtaatcatttttttctcacccctgaaaactgtaaaaatgtgaattcaaATGTACATATATGTAAACTCATATTGCTTGTGTTGGCTTTTATTAAATCAGTTTGCAACATTGAATGAAGTTTCATGCTTTACTTTGCACTGTTAAAAAATACCTGTAATTGCACAGGGGATTTATTTAAGGACTCCCTGATGGGCAACAattcaaaaggaaataaatgaaaacagtaTAAATTCCTGCCTCGATGCTGGTCGAATtcatgtatttgctgcagaaGAGGTTCTTCTTTTCAAGCAATATttctcatatttaaaaatttctcATGAGTGCATCCGCAAAGAGCTGGAAATTGTGGGTTTGTTTGTGGGTCTATTTGTGGCTATACAGATATAATACTACAAGTTATCAATGTAAGATGTTTTCAGAAGGATCTTTCAAGCCTTTCATGACCCAGATATTCAACCCAGTCTCATTTCCTTATGCAGAATTCAAAATGTTCCTTTTGTGTAATTGACTTTTCTTTTGTATATCTGTAGCTAAGTGAGGCTTATATGAGATATTGTTCTGTTTCTATCAACCTGTAATAACTTAGCAAtgagatttttatttatattactgtacattcattttatgttttcattagACACATAtattggcagatttattaaggtttgaatggtaaattcaaattcacattttttaatttttttatggggtcaaaattcacaaatttgaattttaaataaccaactcgaatttgaatgtgagatttatcatacctcgaccctggaaacagttctaattcgaatattctccacctaaaacctgccgagttcatgtacaagtcaatggcagaggtctgttgacccatttgaagatgttaattgacttcctgacattcaagtatttttcggaggaaaacttgattcaaattcgatccgAATTtgatccaaattcgatttgaattttcgggtcgttcctatttgatcgaatattagacattcgcattttttataataacatcccattcgagttgtgagtacattcgaatttattagagttaaaaaaaattcacataattttgaaattcaacctttgataaatcttccccatagtACAACACACAGCACACTGGCTGTACATTCATTCTAACTGGCATATCATCAAAACTGTCGATCAACCACGCACTGGTTTGTGACAGATAACCAAATAAAGCAAATCTGATGTATATCTACATTCCCATTACTTTTCAGTttattaaacatggaaca
Above is a genomic segment from Xenopus laevis strain J_2021 chromosome 3L, Xenopus_laevis_v10.1, whole genome shotgun sequence containing:
- the LOC108710503 gene encoding olfactory receptor 6N1 yields the protein MDSTEEATPDGLSSHIAPALALIRKGGKPNVWPPHALKAFQSLKDLFASAPVLRHPDLQQPFFIEVDASDFGAQAILSQRQITDWKLHTCAYFFEFLAVKLALKEWQHFLEPHPITIYIDHKNLEFIQTLKRLNPRQALRALFFTQFNFVLTYCPSSRNQKAEALSQRFVRTVYASQLEEGGAVMARIWYNAAKVSIAMTQTYNQSTIKEMLLLGFNGLHNFRTTVFFVLLGIYMATIIGNLLIIAIISTTRHLLQSPMYYFLSQLAINDILLTTTVCPYMLHITWNEGAYMSVAGCIIQFYMFGVSSVTECFLLTAMSYDRYLAICKPLHYASTMTYRFCVCLVMCCWLLGFMITLVIAVMISNLNFCGPHIIDHLFCDYAPLMDLSCSNTTILKFIVFSIASTETITETVFIIATYVCIFLNIVRISSSSGRQKAFSTCSSHLAVVCTYYGSLISIYVAPSKGHLIIIKKILSLMYTVVTPLLNPIIYSLKNLEIQAVIKKFVRKHKNTF